Below is a genomic region from Methanolobus sediminis.
AGTATTGTAGATAGAGCAATTTATTCTATATTCAATAATAATTCTATTATTTATCAGTTCTTTCTTTGATTAAATGTAATTGAGATTTACCAGAGTTATTTAAAATCTGCATATTTGTGGATTCTCTGGAAAAGTAATATTTTTGTTTCCTGCAAAAACACCGTACACTTTTTAAAAAACACTAAAAATTGACACTAAAAAATAGCGTACACTTTTTTCGCCTTGTATATATCCCTATTTTAATGTGCGAAAGGTAAAATTAGAACCAATTTGTTCAGTAAGCATCTTAAACGAGTTCTCTCTACAACCGTTCACAGAGGATCAAAACTATCAGACGTACAAAACATCAGTATGTCAAACAAAACTCTACTGTACAGGTTCTAGAGCTAAATAACCTTGTACTTTTATGATATTGAACTTCTGACCTTTCTTGAAACCTTCATACTCGATCAGATTTTTTGGTATGGTAGGTCTGTACTGACCATTATACTTTTGCAGTGTAGTTGTCATAAAATCACCCAGGTAAGCTATTTGCTGCATAAATCATAAATCATAAATCATAAATCATAAATCAGAAGTTAAAGATATCTTTATTGTTGAATAATAATTCATCAAAAATCAAACGAATGGCTGCCAAACAATGGATGATATTGATATAAATTCCGGGAACAATGTAAGGAACAATAACAATCCTGAGCAGAATGACGAAATAGTAATGCCAGGTTCTATTACAAATTCTATTGGTATGGATTTTGTACTCATACCTTCAGGAGAATTCTCTCTGGACTCATCTGAGTTCAAGTATGATGTAATATCAGATATTTCAATTCCTGAACCATTTTATCTTGGAAAATTTCAGGTAACACAGAAACAGTGGAATGCTGTAATGGAAAAATGCCCATCTTGCTTTGAAAGCCACAACAGACCAGTAGAATGTATTACCTGGAATGAGGTCAGGGAATTCATTGCAAAACTGAATGAACTGGAAAAGACTGATAAATACCGTCTTCCTTCTGAACTTGAATGGGAGTATGCATGCAGGGCCGGAACTGATACCAAATACTTTTTCGGAGATTCTGACAGGGAACTTGACAAATATGCCTGGTATTATCAGAATTCAGAACACATGACCCATCCGGTTGGACTAAAAAAAGCAAATCCATGGGGTTTGCATGACATGTATGGAAACGTTTGGGAATGGTGTCAGGACAGATACCACAGAAATTATGAAGAAGCTCTTGCCGAAGGCAGTGCATGGGATTTTGTAGGTAGCATAGGAATAGTTCTACGTGGTGGAGGA
It encodes:
- a CDS encoding formylglycine-generating enzyme family protein, which codes for MDDIDINSGNNVRNNNNPEQNDEIVMPGSITNSIGMDFVLIPSGEFSLDSSEFKYDVISDISIPEPFYLGKFQVTQKQWNAVMEKCPSCFESHNRPVECITWNEVREFIAKLNELEKTDKYRLPSELEWEYACRAGTDTKYFFGDSDRELDKYAWYYQNSEHMTHPVGLKKANPWGLHDMYGNVWEWCQDRYHRNYEEALAEGSAWDFVGSIGIVLRGGGWVSYSEKCRSSYRSSFDSDYGSYSVGFRLLMTL